The DNA sequence AGGGTTACATCAAAGTATTCCTCGCAGCTTTTCAGAATCGCTTCTGCATCAAAGCTTTCCAGCCCACGAACAAGGCGGTGGATCGGCATGACCACCAGGCCCGGCTCCTCCATGGCAACCAGTGTCATCATCAGATAGTCACTGCCATGGTTCGGGTCGCCGCCCTGCTCCGCCATATGGTTGCGGTAGTTCAGGCCGGTTTCGTAGCGGTGGTGGCCGTCGGCAATGTAGAGCTTCTTATCGGCAAAGGAGGCGGCCAAATCGGCAATAGCCGCCGGGTCGGTAATTTCCCACACCCGGTGGATGATGCCGTCATCAGTGGTAAAGGTGACAGCAGGATTGCCCGAAGAAAAGGCATCCAACGGGTCGGCAATGCGGCGATCCTCATCAAAATAGAGGGAATAAACCGAGCTAAAATTGCAGCCTGTGGCGCACATCAGGTTGAAGCGGTCGGCCTTGGCCTTGGAAAGAGTCTCCTCGTGGGGGAGGACTACACCCTCAGAAAAGGGAACCAGCTTGACCAAGCAGCAAAGGCCCTTTACGGTTTTGCGCTGGCCCAGTACGGTGAATTCCTCCTGATAGATATACAGGGTAGGGGCGTTATCACAGGCAAGAAGGCCGTTATCCAGCCATTCCTGCAAGGTGCTGCCAGCCTGTGCATAAGGATCAGAGCCCTCCCGGGGCAGCTCCAGCCGGATCAAATTGTGGGGATTGCGGGCAAGATAGCCCTTGCGCTCCTCCTCGCTGATGATGTCATAGGGGGGGCACACAAGCTCGGAAAGCTTGCCTGCCTTGGGGGTGAAGCGCATAGCGCCAAAGGCTTTTATTTCTGCCACGTTGGAAACCTCTCCTTTTATTGGTTTTTCAGGTTCAAACAGATGCACCGGGCCATTTTGCAGGAAGCCCGGCTTTTGCTTTCTTTTCAAGAGTAAGCAACCTGCGGGGAAATGTCAAGCCCCGGGGAAGAATTTATCCCAATACAGGGGTACTCTGGTGAAACTTTTTCATTTTTTTTACAATTTCGCCGAATTCTTTGGTATAATAAGGAATGTACGGGCAAAAACCCATCGGGGAGGCCGTGGGAAGGGGCCCCGTTAACCCTTTCTCCAGCCTCATGCCCTTCTGCCAAGG is a window from the Oscillospiraceae bacterium MB08-C2-2 genome containing:
- a CDS encoding DUF1015 domain-containing protein; this encodes MKRKQKPGFLQNGPVHLFEPEKPIKGEVSNVAEIKAFGAMRFTPKAGKLSELVCPPYDIISEEERKGYLARNPHNLIRLELPREGSDPYAQAGSTLQEWLDNGLLACDNAPTLYIYQEEFTVLGQRKTVKGLCCLVKLVPFSEGVVLPHEETLSKAKADRFNLMCATGCNFSSVYSLYFDEDRRIADPLDAFSSGNPAVTFTTDDGIIHRVWEITDPAAIADLAASFADKKLYIADGHHRYETGLNYRNHMAEQGGDPNHGSDYLMMTLVAMEEPGLVVMPIHRLVRGLESFDAEAILKSCEEYFDVTLTSGDVQPSLDTFAAQGKTAFALYLGGRKSAVLALRDASTMKAFLPDKSEGYQGLDVAVLHILVLERLMGIDKENMANQINLSYTRDAEEAMAAVDAGEANCAVIMNPTKVSEIAQVAGAGEKMPQKSTYFYPKLITGHLMNKIL